A single genomic interval of Streptomyces showdoensis harbors:
- a CDS encoding SCO4402 family protein: MGGMPLNDMPWWRWRSNVRSALHMLSDPGFHETTWLAGQEGYGDVTDAVYRLVEDTWLDNWSAEKYVGTIFRDSGEAALVDVAVLRVLRIMHQVGPDAPVSAYLEHHGWPEAVRAAREAHVRMATADGEDPEVPPRSLEILRIMTRSA, from the coding sequence ATGGGCGGCATGCCTCTCAACGACATGCCGTGGTGGCGCTGGCGCAGCAACGTGCGCTCGGCGCTCCACATGCTTTCGGACCCGGGGTTCCACGAGACGACCTGGCTGGCCGGCCAGGAGGGGTACGGCGACGTCACCGACGCCGTCTACCGCCTGGTCGAGGACACCTGGCTGGACAACTGGTCCGCCGAGAAGTACGTGGGAACGATCTTCCGCGACTCCGGCGAGGCCGCCCTGGTGGACGTCGCCGTGCTGCGGGTGCTGCGGATCATGCACCAGGTCGGCCCGGACGCCCCGGTCTCCGCGTACCTGGAGCACCACGGGTGGCCGGAGGCGGTGCGGGCCGCCCGCGAGGCACACGTACGGATGGCGACGGCGGACGGGGAGGACCCCGAGGTGCCCCCGCGTTCCCTGGAGATCCTGCGCATCATGACCCGTTCCGCCTGA
- a CDS encoding ABC transporter substrate-binding protein: MTGRRLTSLIAYVTTAATGVSLLTGCGVLPGATGGSREPVTVMTWAPDQTRATNMPGMPAMAQAYARWVNSQGGLDGHELRVLTCNEQNTTAGAAACARRAVREGAVAVVGSYSQNGRAFMAPLEAAGIPYIGGYGISEDEFTSPLSYPVNGGQASLIAGHGMQLAAGCRKVSLVRPDTIAGDKLPDLLNSGLRKASHRKAIDIPAVEDAAEYTEQADRARARAGDEGGCVTAVLGERTQTFFDSFRRLPEEEKDKDGSTVRISSVLGSVGQPLIDRTGGAHSPFEGAFVTGWYPDADDGSWAPMRKVIKEHAFVDNRVDPSDAGVQTTWIAYTVLKQVVESLDSDRVTAVQLSHALDNGVRIDTGGLTPALRWRYDDLLGAPGFPRIVNHDVTFQVVRQGRLVAQKPGFVDVGETVLAAP, encoded by the coding sequence ATGACCGGTAGGCGACTCACTTCACTCATCGCGTACGTCACGACAGCGGCGACAGGTGTGTCGCTGCTCACCGGCTGCGGCGTACTCCCTGGAGCCACGGGGGGCTCCAGGGAGCCCGTCACCGTCATGACCTGGGCACCCGACCAGACCCGCGCCACCAACATGCCCGGCATGCCCGCCATGGCCCAGGCCTACGCCCGCTGGGTCAACAGCCAGGGCGGCCTCGACGGGCACGAGCTGCGCGTCCTGACCTGCAACGAACAGAACACCACCGCCGGCGCCGCCGCGTGCGCCCGCCGGGCCGTCCGCGAGGGCGCCGTCGCCGTCGTCGGCTCGTACAGCCAGAACGGGCGCGCCTTCATGGCCCCCCTGGAGGCCGCCGGCATCCCGTACATCGGCGGCTACGGGATCTCCGAGGACGAGTTCACCTCCCCGCTCTCGTACCCCGTCAACGGCGGCCAGGCCTCCCTCATCGCCGGGCACGGCATGCAGCTCGCGGCCGGCTGCCGCAAGGTCTCCCTGGTCCGCCCGGACACCATCGCCGGGGACAAGCTGCCCGACCTGCTCAACTCCGGCCTGCGCAAGGCCAGCCACCGCAAGGCCATCGACATCCCGGCCGTCGAGGACGCCGCCGAGTACACCGAGCAGGCCGACCGGGCCCGCGCCCGGGCCGGGGACGAGGGCGGCTGCGTCACCGCCGTCCTCGGCGAGCGCACCCAGACCTTCTTCGACTCCTTCCGGCGCCTGCCGGAGGAGGAGAAGGACAAGGACGGGAGCACCGTGCGGATCTCCTCCGTGCTCGGCAGCGTCGGCCAGCCCCTCATCGACCGCACCGGAGGCGCGCACAGCCCCTTCGAGGGCGCGTTCGTCACCGGCTGGTACCCCGACGCCGACGACGGGAGCTGGGCCCCGATGCGCAAGGTGATCAAGGAGCACGCCTTCGTCGACAACCGGGTCGACCCCTCGGACGCGGGCGTGCAGACCACCTGGATCGCGTACACCGTGCTCAAGCAGGTCGTGGAGTCCCTCGACAGCGACCGGGTCACCGCCGTGCAGCTCTCGCACGCCCTCGACAACGGCGTGCGGATCGACACCGGCGGCCTGACCCCCGCCCTGCGCTGGCGGTACGACGACCTGCTCGGCGCCCCCGGCTTCCCCCGGATCGTCAACCACGACGTGACGTTCCAGGTGGTCCGCCAGGGGCGGCTCGTGGCGCAGAAGCCCGGCTTCGTCGACGTCGGCGAGACCGTGCTGGCGGCGCCGTAG
- a CDS encoding bifunctional DNA primase/polymerase encodes MEETIGVTEAAQIPKQRGEQLLDSAVRYAEERHWDVFPGTWLEAVEGRERCSCGADACASPGAHPARPDWSTQATGSAVGARRMWSKQPKASILLPTGRTFDALEVSESAGFLALARMERMELTLGPVTCTPDRRMFFFVLPGAAAKVPDLVRKLGWVPSSIDLVTRGEGHFVAAPPTRVGGFGAVQWARKPTAANRWLPDAEELISALAYACGREAADARARQA; translated from the coding sequence GTGGAAGAGACCATCGGAGTCACGGAAGCCGCACAGATCCCCAAGCAGCGAGGCGAGCAGCTGCTGGACAGCGCCGTGCGGTACGCGGAAGAGCGGCACTGGGACGTGTTCCCCGGGACCTGGCTGGAGGCGGTCGAGGGCAGGGAACGCTGCTCCTGCGGCGCGGACGCGTGCGCCTCCCCCGGCGCGCACCCCGCGCGGCCCGACTGGTCGACCCAGGCGACGGGCAGCGCCGTGGGGGCCCGGCGGATGTGGTCGAAGCAGCCGAAGGCCTCGATCCTGCTGCCCACCGGCCGCACCTTCGACGCGCTGGAGGTGTCCGAGTCGGCCGGCTTCCTCGCGCTGGCCCGCATGGAGCGCATGGAGCTGACGCTCGGCCCGGTGACCTGCACGCCGGACCGCCGGATGTTCTTCTTCGTGCTGCCCGGCGCCGCGGCCAAGGTGCCGGACCTGGTCCGCAAGCTGGGCTGGGTGCCCTCCTCGATCGACCTCGTGACGCGCGGCGAGGGGCACTTCGTGGCGGCCCCGCCGACCCGGGTCGGCGGCTTCGGGGCGGTCCAGTGGGCCCGCAAGCCCACGGCGGCGAACCGCTGGCTGCCGGACGCGGAGGAGCTGATCAGCGCGCTGGCCTACGCGTGCGGCCGGGAGGCCGCGGACGCCCGGGCCCGGCAGGCCTGA
- a CDS encoding ABC transporter ATP-binding protein, translating into MPDQAFDGVFETAGDAPGSGAVPAVRVEGLWKRFGQQIAVNGIDLVLPAGKFIGLVGPNGAGKTTTLSMITGLLRPDHGRILVSGHDVWADPESVAQVKARIGILPEGLRLFERLSGRELLAYSGRLRGLPGAEVDKRASQLLDVLDLAGSQHKLVVDYSTGMRKKIGLAAALLHNPEVLFLDEPFEGVDPVSAQTIRGVLERYTASGATVVFSSHVMELVESLCDWVAVMAAGQIRAQGPLEQVRGEAPSLQAAFLELVGANGRDAGESLDWLGGSGR; encoded by the coding sequence ATGCCTGACCAGGCATTTGACGGAGTGTTCGAAACGGCGGGCGACGCACCGGGATCCGGTGCGGTGCCCGCCGTTCGTGTCGAGGGGCTGTGGAAGCGTTTCGGCCAGCAGATCGCGGTGAACGGGATCGATCTCGTCCTGCCCGCGGGCAAGTTCATCGGGCTCGTCGGCCCCAACGGGGCGGGCAAGACCACCACGCTGTCGATGATCACCGGCCTGCTCCGCCCCGACCACGGACGCATCCTGGTCTCCGGCCACGACGTCTGGGCCGACCCCGAGTCGGTCGCCCAGGTCAAGGCCCGGATCGGCATCCTGCCCGAGGGGCTGCGGCTCTTCGAGCGCCTCTCGGGCCGTGAACTCCTCGCCTACAGCGGCCGGCTGCGCGGGCTGCCCGGCGCCGAGGTCGACAAGCGCGCCTCCCAGCTGCTCGACGTGCTCGACCTGGCCGGTTCGCAGCACAAGCTGGTCGTCGACTACTCCACCGGCATGCGCAAGAAGATCGGTCTGGCCGCGGCCCTGCTGCACAACCCGGAAGTCCTCTTCCTCGACGAGCCGTTCGAGGGCGTCGACCCGGTCTCGGCGCAGACCATCCGCGGCGTCCTGGAGCGCTACACCGCCTCCGGCGCCACGGTCGTCTTCTCCAGCCACGTCATGGAGCTGGTGGAGTCGCTGTGCGACTGGGTCGCGGTGATGGCCGCGGGCCAGATCCGCGCACAGGGCCCGCTGGAGCAGGTGCGGGGCGAAGCGCCGTCCCTCCAGGCCGCGTTCCTGGAGCTGGTCGGCGCGAACGGGCGGGACGCCGGCGAGTCCCTGGACTGGCTGGGCGGTTCGGGCCGATGA
- a CDS encoding RNA polymerase sigma-70 factor — MNDHGDTPADLAEADTATDAFVAHRNLLFTVAYEMLGSAADAEDVLQETWLRWSKVDLDTVDDRRAYLVRITTRQALNRLRSLKRRREAYVGQWLPEPLLTTPDVAEDVELAESVSMALMLVLETLSPTERAVFVLREVFEVDYEEIAAAVDKTPAAVRQIAHRARKHVEARRPRKTVSVREARTVLESFQRALESRDPQQLLDVLAPDVVVLSDGGGIRRAALRPIIGSDKFTRLFLGGSAKAGVTVTCQPTVLNGNPALVILADGEIDGVMAIRAEEGRISGLYYVRNPHKLTRVGEATPLTR; from the coding sequence ATGAACGATCACGGGGACACACCGGCCGACCTGGCCGAAGCCGACACGGCGACCGACGCCTTCGTCGCGCACCGCAACCTGCTCTTCACCGTCGCGTACGAGATGCTCGGCTCGGCCGCCGACGCCGAGGACGTGCTCCAGGAGACCTGGCTCCGCTGGAGCAAGGTCGACCTGGACACGGTCGACGACCGGCGCGCCTACCTGGTCCGCATCACGACCCGGCAGGCCCTCAACCGGCTGCGGTCGCTGAAGCGCCGGCGGGAGGCGTACGTCGGGCAGTGGCTGCCCGAGCCGCTGCTCACCACGCCGGACGTGGCCGAGGACGTCGAGCTCGCCGAGAGCGTGTCGATGGCGCTGATGCTCGTCCTGGAGACGCTGTCGCCGACCGAGCGGGCCGTCTTCGTCCTGCGCGAGGTCTTCGAGGTCGACTACGAGGAGATCGCGGCCGCCGTCGACAAGACCCCGGCCGCCGTCCGCCAGATCGCCCACCGGGCCCGCAAGCACGTGGAGGCCCGCCGCCCCCGCAAGACGGTCTCCGTGCGGGAGGCCCGCACGGTCCTGGAGTCCTTCCAGCGGGCGCTGGAGAGCCGGGACCCGCAGCAGCTCCTCGACGTGCTCGCCCCCGACGTCGTGGTGCTGAGCGACGGCGGCGGCATCCGGCGGGCCGCGCTCCGCCCGATCATCGGCTCCGACAAGTTCACCCGCCTGTTCCTCGGCGGCTCCGCCAAGGCCGGCGTCACGGTCACCTGCCAGCCCACCGTGCTCAACGGCAACCCGGCGCTCGTCATCCTCGCCGACGGCGAGATCGACGGGGTCATGGCGATCCGCGCCGAGGAGGGCCGGATCAGCGGCCTCTACTACGTCCGCAACCCGCACAAGCTCACCCGCGTCGGCGAGGCGACCCCGCTGACCCGCTGA
- a CDS encoding NAD(P)/FAD-dependent oxidoreductase, translating into MNAHTTAPAHVVVIGGGYAGVMAANRLTAREDVTVTLVNPRPSFVHRIRLHQLVGGTDPAVIAYEDVLAERVRLVVDSATRIDAPGRGVELAGGGTLSYDYLVYAVGSGSADPKVPGAAEFAYPIGTLEEAERLRPALDAVPATAPVVVVGAGPTGIETAAELAEAGRTVTLVCGGVLGPYLHRRGRRSVAKRLAGLGVTVVDGPGTKVAAVREDGVLLADGRELPGALTVWTVGFGVPDLAARSGLSTDALGRLLTDETLASVDDDRVIAAGDSAAPSGLPLRMSCQAAIPMGARAADTVLSLIAGERPATLNQNFAAQCISLGRGAGIFQFANRADEAVWFHIDGGLGAKLKETVCTVVPKHLADEGRKPGSYRLHAGSGGPARAKALQTAGAPVPAPALAGRKG; encoded by the coding sequence ATGAACGCGCACACCACCGCCCCCGCCCACGTCGTCGTCATCGGCGGCGGCTACGCCGGCGTCATGGCCGCCAACCGGCTCACCGCCCGCGAGGACGTCACCGTCACGCTGGTCAACCCCCGCCCCTCCTTCGTCCACCGGATCCGCCTGCACCAGCTGGTCGGCGGGACCGACCCGGCCGTCATCGCCTACGAGGACGTCCTGGCCGAGCGGGTCCGGCTGGTGGTCGACTCCGCGACCCGGATCGACGCGCCCGGACGGGGCGTCGAGCTGGCGGGCGGCGGCACCCTCTCTTACGACTACCTGGTCTACGCGGTGGGCAGCGGCAGCGCCGACCCGAAGGTCCCCGGGGCCGCCGAGTTCGCGTACCCGATCGGCACCCTGGAGGAGGCCGAGCGGCTGCGCCCGGCCCTCGACGCCGTCCCCGCCACCGCCCCGGTCGTCGTCGTGGGCGCCGGACCGACCGGCATCGAGACGGCCGCCGAACTGGCCGAGGCGGGCCGCACCGTGACCCTGGTGTGCGGCGGCGTCCTCGGCCCCTACCTGCACCGGCGCGGCCGGCGCTCGGTCGCCAAGCGGCTGGCCGGGCTCGGCGTGACCGTGGTCGACGGCCCCGGCACCAAGGTGGCGGCCGTGCGCGAGGACGGCGTGCTGCTCGCCGACGGGCGCGAGCTGCCGGGCGCGCTGACCGTCTGGACCGTCGGCTTCGGCGTGCCGGACCTGGCCGCGCGCAGCGGGCTGAGCACCGACGCGCTGGGCCGCCTGCTCACGGACGAGACGCTGGCCAGCGTCGACGACGACCGCGTCATCGCCGCCGGGGACTCGGCCGCGCCCTCGGGCCTGCCGCTGCGGATGAGCTGCCAGGCCGCGATCCCGATGGGCGCGCGGGCCGCCGACACGGTCCTCAGCCTGATCGCCGGCGAGCGGCCCGCCACGCTCAACCAGAACTTCGCCGCCCAGTGCATCAGCCTCGGCCGGGGCGCCGGCATCTTCCAGTTCGCCAACCGGGCCGACGAGGCGGTGTGGTTCCACATCGACGGCGGCCTGGGCGCGAAGCTCAAGGAGACCGTGTGCACGGTCGTCCCCAAGCACCTGGCCGACGAGGGCCGCAAGCCCGGTTCGTACCGCCTGCACGCCGGCTCGGGCGGGCCCGCCCGAGCCAAGGCGCTCCAGACCGCCGGCGCCCCCGTCCCCGCCCCCGCGCTCGCCGGCCGGAAGGGCTAG
- a CDS encoding subtilase-type protease inhibitor: MRYFRTLGATALATTTGLALIATAVTSEAEAAPAGLYPPSALVLTVGKGERAATATVDRAVTLVCSPTPGGTHPAPAAACSELAAVGGDLARLAAGSPGQRPCTREWDPVVVTGSGVWRGKRVNWSARYGNTCELREKTGERTVFGF, translated from the coding sequence GTGCGTTACTTCCGGACCCTGGGCGCCACCGCGCTCGCCACCACCACCGGCCTCGCTCTCATCGCCACCGCGGTCACGAGCGAAGCCGAGGCCGCGCCCGCCGGGCTCTACCCGCCCTCGGCGCTCGTCCTCACCGTCGGCAAGGGCGAGCGGGCCGCCACGGCCACGGTCGACCGCGCGGTCACCCTGGTCTGCTCCCCCACCCCCGGCGGCACCCACCCCGCCCCGGCGGCGGCCTGTTCGGAGCTGGCGGCGGTCGGCGGCGACCTGGCCCGGCTCGCGGCCGGCTCGCCCGGGCAGCGCCCCTGTACCCGCGAGTGGGACCCGGTCGTGGTCACCGGCTCCGGGGTCTGGCGGGGCAAGCGGGTCAACTGGTCGGCGCGGTACGGGAACACGTGCGAGCTGCGGGAGAAGACCGGCGAGCGGACGGTCTTCGGGTTCTGA
- a CDS encoding trypsin-like serine peptidase, which yields MSGIRHRRRHSIAAGLAAAIALFLIPTAATAQAAGAPRKGADPAAAVEHAVPAGESARLAEYWTPERMARAVPFDLADRTPRGGQAAPQAPAAPRKPTGPAATGSDPVAGHAPAPGGIRISVTATRVVGKVFFTGSDGKDYVCSGSAVNSTNKNMVFTAGHCVHGGPGQSWNSNWQFVPYYDHGNRPYGTWWAETLVAFNGWTQSGNFGYDLGIVITSPNSSGELVNAVGGMGIQWNYPKDRYVTSMGYPQAPPFDGQWQYFCAATSSQRSWWTTDQIKIPCNMTGGSSGGPWIFGKDDNVYYSGWVNGVNSNVDSATAPTEMRSPYFATWVGDAFNTYSNY from the coding sequence GTGTCGGGCATACGCCACAGACGCAGGCACTCCATCGCGGCCGGCCTCGCCGCCGCCATCGCTCTGTTCCTGATCCCCACCGCCGCCACCGCCCAGGCGGCGGGGGCTCCCCGCAAGGGCGCCGACCCGGCCGCCGCGGTCGAACACGCCGTACCGGCGGGCGAGTCCGCGCGGCTCGCGGAGTACTGGACCCCCGAGCGGATGGCCCGCGCCGTCCCGTTCGACCTGGCCGACCGCACGCCCAGGGGCGGCCAGGCCGCCCCGCAGGCCCCGGCGGCCCCGCGGAAACCGACCGGCCCCGCCGCCACCGGCTCCGACCCGGTGGCGGGCCACGCGCCCGCGCCCGGCGGCATCAGGATCAGCGTCACGGCGACGCGGGTCGTCGGCAAGGTCTTCTTCACCGGCTCGGACGGGAAGGACTACGTCTGCTCGGGTTCGGCCGTCAACAGCACCAACAAGAACATGGTGTTCACCGCCGGGCACTGCGTCCACGGCGGCCCCGGCCAGTCGTGGAACTCGAACTGGCAGTTCGTCCCGTACTACGACCACGGCAACCGCCCCTACGGCACCTGGTGGGCCGAGACGCTCGTCGCCTTCAACGGCTGGACGCAGAGCGGCAACTTCGGCTACGACCTCGGCATCGTCATCACCTCGCCCAACTCCAGCGGTGAACTGGTCAACGCCGTGGGCGGCATGGGCATCCAGTGGAACTACCCGAAGGACCGCTACGTGACGTCCATGGGCTATCCGCAGGCCCCGCCGTTCGACGGGCAGTGGCAGTACTTCTGCGCCGCCACCAGCTCCCAGCGCAGCTGGTGGACCACCGACCAGATCAAGATCCCGTGCAACATGACGGGCGGATCGAGCGGCGGCCCCTGGATCTTCGGCAAGGACGACAACGTGTACTACAGCGGCTGGGTGAACGGCGTGAACAGCAACGTCGACAGCGCGACCGCCCCCACCGAGATGCGCTCGCCGTACTTCGCCACGTGGGTCGGCGACGCCTTCAACACCTACTCGAACTACTGA